A window of the Lactuca sativa cultivar Salinas chromosome 7, Lsat_Salinas_v11, whole genome shotgun sequence genome harbors these coding sequences:
- the LOC111892022 gene encoding protein LIGHT-DEPENDENT SHORT HYPOCOTYLS 10, translating into MSSNIPKDPSEGSSRSTTVDQSHHPAPLSRYESQKRRDWNTFGQYLKNQRPPVSLSQCNFSHVLEFLRYLDQFGKTKVHLHGCVFFGQPEPPAPCTCPLRQAWGSLDALIGRLRAAYEENGGAPEKNPFGNGAIRVYLREVKECQAKARGIPYKKKKKRKSQIKADEEVKVPRLQAT; encoded by the coding sequence ATGTCAAGTAACATACCAAAAGATCCATCAGAAGGGTCCTCCCGATCTACAACCGTTGATCAGAGCCACCATCCTGCACCCTTAAGCCGTTATGAATCCCAAAAACGACGAGACTGGAACACTTTTGGGCAGTATCTAAAGAATCAAAGACCTCCTGTATCTCTTTCGCAGTGCAACTTTAGCCATGTTCTGGAATTCCTTCGATACCTTGATCAATTTGGAAAAACTAAGGTTCATTTACATGGGTGTGTTTTCTTTGGGCagcctgaacctcctgctccttGCACTTGCCCTCTCAGGCAGGCTTGGGGTAGTCTAGACGCGCTGATCGGGCGATTAAGAGCTGCCTATGAAGAGAACGGCGGCGCTCCTGAGAAAAATCCATTTGGAAATGGAGCAATTCGGGTTTATTTAAGAGAAGTGAAGGAGTGTCAAGCTAAGGCTAGGGGAATCCcatacaagaagaagaagaagaggaaaagtCAAATAAAGGCCGATGAAGAAGTGAAGGTTCCCAGGCTACAGGCTACTTGA